The genomic window TGAGCTGATGCTGCAAGTTTTGCCATCtggtaataaaatgaaattagtcTAATCCTCAAAGATTTCACCATAAATGTTTCCCAGGTCCATGTGCTCCAGTAGTTCTCTATTATCTCCTAGGTCAACTATCAACCTACCCATCTAAATTTCTTCTAAGTTACTCATTCTTTATTAGATTGTGGTccattcaaacttttttttttgttcatgagATATTCAGTCTCAACTTTTTCTGCTTTTGTTCTGTCTAGCCTTCATCCAAGGATGTGCTCTCTACTCTTTTAGAATATTTGGTTTCGTTAACTCTATTCAAGCACCTCTTGTTTATTGAGTACTTCATTttatctccttcctcttctaGTGCCTCTTGTAGTCAAttataaatttgtatttatatatatatatattatatgtaaatatgtgcaCATGTTTTTCTACTGATAGAATTTAGAAACTCACTGAGAAAAAatgcagttttattttttctttatatacttaaAGCCTAGAGCAGTGTTTATTGCCTGTTTTGCATTTATAAGCCTGTCAATTGGTTGATgaacagtcatttattaagtatcttctatCTGCAATATGCTTGAATggcctttgagtcaggaagaaacAGTCACAGATTTCAAGTTGAAAGCTATCTCAACTTCAATCTAGTTTTATCCATATGGGATTGGAATCCTTACTAAAACATAATTGATAATTAGCCATCCATGTCCCACTTGGAAACCTCTAAAGAGGAATAATCTTTAGAGTAATTCATTCCAATTTTGAGCAACTCTAACTGTTGGGAAGTATGGACTTGAGTTAACATCTTGCCTCTGAAACAAAAATTAGATATCTGACAATGGGTAAATTATTTACACGTTCAGTGTCTCAAGTGAATCTCTAAAGCAAGAAATTCTAGAGATCAGTGGGAGCAGTTTCTACACTGAGAGCTACTGGATCTGAAGAACTCATAAGTCTGAAACACCAACTACCATGTTCTCAAATGTATAAGTTCCTTTAATAGATGCTAGTgacaagagaagaagaaaagaaaaagatctcttattctcaaggagttcaaaTTCTTCTACAGGGATATActctttatataaataaaatgcatcATAACTTGaggaatgtaaagattaaaatttaggggaaactgaggcaggtagaaattagtttctctctgcaaggagtattatatttttagaggtttattgaagattacgaattaaagaaaatacaggataagaaagcacgtgtctaggcccaggggcctagacaacctcacctacattatgaaaagagccgtgtctgcttgcaagcagaaacaggaaagccCACAAAAGcttttccaatcaggttaaataccccttctcaatctcggcccaggtaagagttcagtgatattacaaagcattctggggaagtagaccaaggacttctggggattgaagtcctggattcaagtccatttttacattcctccatttgattcttattgggaaaggtttcctcaaaaaggatcatgaaaacataatcaatttaaagattacaataatttgaggatgaggagaagaacaaaaccaataactgctgaatgcattgacaaaaagccagttagggggaagtcctctttctggcatgaaagtatacatacaaataaatgtgcaatcaactacacccaaagttcatttttgtgcagcttgtggcctggaggcttcttcatggtgtcttctccaacagttcagtttctggattcagagaggtatcatgtttctttacctaaaattcttctcaaaaaggaattttaaagttcgcaatttaaataatgttttttacaagaagaaaccccaaaatgagataGTTAGACACGTTTTCTAGTAAGAACTTGATTTGTCCCTTGGGAAATAAGTATTCCAAGAGGGTAATGATAAGAAAAAATTCTGTCAGTCAAATAGCATTTAATAATTATCTACTGGGTATCAGCTATTGTTCTAAATGTctgggatagaaagaaagaaaaatgagaggatgggACATAGTATTCCAACATTTTGGATCAGCTGGAATTTTAGTTTATTTGACATATATAATGTATTAAGGAAATTAATATGAAATCAAGGGATTAAATTTAAATCTGAGGAATTaggatattaaatttaaataccaTAACAGGAAGCCACTAatgattctcattttttaaaagttttaccttctgtcttagaatcaatactatatattggctcctgAGCAGAactgtggtaaggactaggcaattggggtaaagtgcataaccctgggtcacacagctatgaggaatctgaggtcagatttgaaaccaggatctcagATCTCCATACCTGACTTTTAATACACTGAACCTCCTAGCTGTCAATGCCACTAATAATTCTTGAAGAACTGAGTAACTTTTCTTAAGGAAGACTATTTTGGCTGCTGTGCTGTATAAGATGGTTTGAAAATGGAAATTGTTTGCAGCATGAAGATCAGTTAAGGGCTATTATAATAATCTAGGCTAATACATGGGCCATTTTTAATATCCCCTCTATatcattctttataatttcccCACAGTAACACAGTGATATAAGTTAGAGATAGAGAAATTTAACCtctaaaaatttgaaaaaaattacccTAAAGTTATATCATCATTAGGACCACTGACTCTCATCCACTTCCCTATATTATCACTTTTCAGGAGCTTAAGGAATATTCTGAACCTGTAACCACAACTCTAGGGAGAATAAACTTTACATTCCCAAAAGATTCTCATGCCCTTGTTTGAATCAGGCTCTTCAGGTGAGAAAATTTATTTGTTCTTGAATCTTATCCCTGGTCTCTTAATGTGTTACATGTTAGTGAGTTCATATTTTGACACACTTTAATGGAGTTGAGTGAAATTATTCCTCTAGAATTGCAAACTTTTGAGGATATAAAACagttcatttttttccatcttgtaTCATTTTCATCAATGTGTCAATAAACTTTTAATAAACACCTACAATATGTGGCACTGTACTAGGCAATGGAAATATAAATACATGCATGTAATAGTCACTATTATCAAGAGGCTTACATTTAATGTATTTATGACAGGTTGCTTTATGCTTCCATTTCCCATGCACAAAGATTGTCGTCCTCCATTCCTGGAAGGCTCTCTTTCTTCAGAGAGGTGGACTTctgtaaatatttcatttctttcaaggATTATTTCAGAAACCAACTGTTCTATGAAGCTTTCACACATTCTCTACCATTAGTGCTCTCCCCATCATTTCCTCTTGGaccatacaaatatatatgcatactataTAATATGCTCCAATGCCCACAGAATATACGTTCTTTAAGAATAGAAATTTTGTGGTGTGTGTCTATGCATAAGCATAATGCTATTCATTAACATGTTTTTGAAAAGTGTGCATTAACTAAATTGCATTGAATGAAACAAGTCTACTGgtgtttccttctccaggatgAGCATTATAATATTCATATTTCAATTATTGTCATTTAAGaacatttacttttcttttccaggTGAAACAAGTTCAGAATTTAGAGACACGGCATAAGCATGATGTCTCCTTTGAATAACTCAGACTTCATATTCTCCACTTTCCTGGTGACAGGAATCCCTGGACTAGAGACTATGCATATGTGGCTTTCTATTCCATTTAGCATGATGTTCTTTGTGACCTTGGCAGGCAATATCACCATAATGTGGATTATCTGGACTGAGAGAAGCCTCCATGCTCCCATGTATCTCTTTCTGGCAATGCTGGCAGCCTCAGACCTGGGTTTGTCTCTCTCTGCATTCCCTACACTTCTAAGGATCTTATGGCTGGAGGCCCGAGAAATGAGTTTCTCTGCTTGTTTCACCCAGATGTTCTTCATCCACACCTTCCAGAATTTTGAGTCAGCTGTGATTCTGGTCATGGCCTTTGATCGCTATGTGGCAATTTCTAAACCCTTGCACTATGCCTCCATCCTCACCAGCAGTGTAATTGCCAAGATTGGTTTGGCCATTTTATTACGAACACTGACAGTTGAGGTACCCCTTCCCATCTTGCTTAGGAGGCTACACTTCTGTCGCTCTAATGTGCTCTCTCACTCCTACTGCCTACATCCAGACATCATCAAACTCTCCTGCTCAGATACTAGGATAAATAGCATCTTTGGCTTGCTCACTGTCCTTTCCACCATGATCTTTGActttctcctcattctcttctcctaTGTCCTGATCCTAAAGACTGTGCTGAGCATTGCATCCCATGGGGGACGCCTCAAAGCTCTCAACACctgcatctcccatctctgtgctgTGGTGCTTTTCTTCACTCCCATGGTCAGTCTATCTATGCTGCACAGGTTTGGACCAAAGCTTCCCTCCCATATTTATGTGCTCTTGGCTAACATGCACTTTCTTATCCCTCCTGTAATGAACCCTATTGTTTATGTagtaaaaaccaaacaaattcgAGAAAGGATCATTAGGATCCTTTTCAGGAAGGGTCCAGGTAAGCCCTAGGTAACATTTTCAGGATTTAAGTTGGTGCCTTGGCtgtagaaaatttaaaataataataaaagccacTAAAACTCAGTCTactttaattatcatcatttgtAAGTAATTTAAAACAATATCAGTGACCAAAAAACTACTCTCCAAAAAAAGCTTCTGTTGTCCTAGGTATTAAGCAATTTATGTAGTCACTGTTGAGTTATAATAATAGATAATCTTCAAGTCATCTCCTTGTAAATTTGTCTTTTAACAAACATATTGCAAATAAAAGTAAATTCATAGTACTCCCTTCTATACACATAGTCATGACTAGAGTAAGTCTATAAAGAATCATTTGCATATTCTACAGGTGCAATTCAAATCTCCAATTCCAGAATCATCATataatatatcatttaaaatgTTGATTCTAAATAAACAAAGTGACTATGGAATCTAAGCTACTTTAAGACCATCATTTGGATCTGACCATTTCTATCATTTG from Monodelphis domestica isolate mMonDom1 chromosome 4, mMonDom1.pri, whole genome shotgun sequence includes these protein-coding regions:
- the LOC100021286 gene encoding olfactory receptor 51G2-like, with the protein product MMSPLNNSDFIFSTFLVTGIPGLETMHMWLSIPFSMMFFVTLAGNITIMWIIWTERSLHAPMYLFLAMLAASDLGLSLSAFPTLLRILWLEAREMSFSACFTQMFFIHTFQNFESAVILVMAFDRYVAISKPLHYASILTSSVIAKIGLAILLRTLTVEVPLPILLRRLHFCRSNVLSHSYCLHPDIIKLSCSDTRINSIFGLLTVLSTMIFDFLLILFSYVLILKTVLSIASHGGRLKALNTCISHLCAVVLFFTPMVSLSMLHRFGPKLPSHIYVLLANMHFLIPPVMNPIVYVVKTKQIRERIIRILFRKGPGKP